Sequence from the Gemmatimonadota bacterium genome:
GGCACCCGCCACGTCATCGGCGACTCGCTCTGGCAGCACGGCAGCCGCAATCGCTATCACATCGTCCGGTGGGATGCTGTGGGGCAGTACTTGATTGCCCAGAACGATTCGTCCAACTCCGCCGAGAAGGGGCGGTGGAGCCGGATCGACTGGATGCCGCTCACGGGGATGCCGCCCTACGCCTGGGCGTGGTGCCTGACCGCCTACGACGCGCCGACCCGCGCCGCCGCCGAGGCGACGCCGGCCGCGAACCGCGCCACGCCGAAGACGGGTGCGGGGGGTATCCGTTTACGAGGATGAAGCCAACGGATGATGGATGATGGATGATGGATGATGGATGATCGACAGGATTGCTCGGGAAGCGCCGCGATGAAACGATCTCGCCGTGGCGCTCGTTTCAGGAGAAAGCAGGCGATCCATCATCCATCATCCATCATCCATTTCATCGGATCCCCCCATGCGCCTCCCCCTCGCCCTCGCGCTCCTGATCGTCCCCGCCGTCGGGGCATCGGCCCAGTCTCTCGTCATCACCAACAAGAACGAGAGCACCGCCTCGATCATCACGCTGGCCGACGGGAAGACGGTGGCGACGCTGCCGACCGGCAACGCCCCGCATGAGGTGGCGGTGTCGCGCGACGGGAAGTGGGCCGTGGCGACGGACTATGGCGCCGCGGGGCCTGGCGGCACGACGCTGACGGTGATCGACGTGGCCGCGCGGAAGGTGGCGCGGACGATCACCTTCGGCACCCATGTGCGGCCGCACGGCGCGGCGTTCCTGCCGGACCACCGCACCCTGGTGGTGACCGCCGAACGGGGCGGCGCGCTGGTGCTGGTCGATGTCGTGGCCGGCACCGTGGTACGGGAGGAACCGACCGGGCAGACGATGGGGCATATGGTGGCGCTCTCGCCCGACAGCAAGACCGCCTATGTGGCCAACATCACCCCGGGGACGCTGTCGATCGTCGACCTCGCCGGGGACACGCCGCCCGCCGTGGTGAAGGTCGGCACGCAGACCGAGGCGATCGCCGCGTCGCCCGACGGCAAGATGGTCTGGATGGGGAGCAACAACACCGGCAAGGTGTTCGTGGTGGACCTCGCCAAGCGCGCCGTGGTCGATTCGGTGCAGACCTCGGGCTTTCCGTACCGGATCGGCTTCACTCCCGATTCGCGGACCGCGATCGTCAACAACCCGATGAGCAACGAGATCTGGATCTTCGATGCCCAGACGCGGGCGGTGAAGGCGAAGGTGGCGGTGACCGACCCCGACGGCGGCGACGCCGCACCATTCGGGCTGATCGTCTCGCCCAAGGGCGGCAAGGCCTGGATCACCATGAACGGCGTCGCCAAGGTGGCCGAGCTCGACATTGCGACGGCCACCCTGACCCGCTGGATGGCGACCGGGGCGGGCCCCGACGGGATCGGCCTGGTCCCCTGACCCCCGGGCGGTTGCCCCGGTACGGCGTTCGGCGCGACCTTTGGCGCGTCCCGCTCGCCCTTCCGATGGAGCACCCGCATGGATTCCAAGGTTCTCGACGCCGCCCGGGCCGCCTTCCCGACGACCGGCCCGACCATCACCCTCGGCGCCGTCCTCCACGAAGGGGAATGCCACGCGGAACCGCTGGTGACCGTCCCGCTGCCGATGATGAATCGGCACGGGCTGATCGCCGGCGCGACCGGCACCGGCAAGACCAAGACCCTCCAGCTGATGGCCGAGCAGCTCTCGGCGGCCGGCGTCCCGGTCTTCCTCGCCGACATCAAGGGCGACGTCTCAGGCGTCGCGATGCCGGGCGAGGCCAACGCTCGCGTCACCCAGCGCGCCACCGACACCGGCTTTGGCTGGAAGGCGAGCGGCTTCCCGGTCGAGTTCCTCTCGCTCACCGGCGCCCACGGCGCCCAGCTCCGCGCCACCGTCTCGTCGTTCGGCCCGCTGCTCCTCGCCAAGGTGCTCGGCCTCAACGAGACCCAGAGCTCGGTGCTCTCGCTGGTGTTCAAGTACTGCGACGACAAGCAGCTGCTGCTGCTCGACTTCACCGACCTCCGCGCGGTGCTCCAGTACCTGACCGGCGACGGCGCCAAGGAACTCGCCGATTACGGCGGGATGTCGAAGCAGACGGTCGGCGTGCTGCTCCGCGAGATGGTCGAACTCGAGCAGCAGGGGGCCGAGGCGTTCTTCGGCGAGCCGGAATTCGACCTGCAGGACCTGCTCTCGGTGGAAGCGGATGGCCGCGGCCTCGTGAGCATCCTCGAGCTGCAGGACGTGCAGCAGAAGCCGGCGCTCTTCTCGACCTTCATGATGTGGATGCTGGCACGCCTCTATGCCACGCTCCCCGAAGTGGGCGACCTCGACAAGCCGAAGCTGGTCTTCTTCTTCGACGAAGCGCACCTGCTCTTCGATGGCGCGAGCAAGGCGTTCACCGACCAGGTGGAGCAGGTGGTGCGGCTGGTGCGCTCCAAGGGCGTCGGCGTCTTCTTTGTGACGCAGAGCCCGAAGGACGTCCCCGCCGACATCCTCGCGCAGCTCGGCAACCGGGTGCAGCACGCGCTGCGTGCCTTCACTCCCGACGACGAGAAGGCGCTCCGCGCGGCGGCCCGCACCTTCCCGAAGACCGACTTCTACGACGTGCAGGCGACGCTCACCACCCTCGGCACCGGCGAGGCGCTGATCACCACGCTGACGACGCGCGGCGCCCCGACGCCGCCGTTCGCGACGCGGCTGATCCCGCCCGCCGCCCGGATGGCGCCGCTCACCCCCGACGAGATGGCCGCGCGCCTGGCCGGGTCGAAGCAGGTGCGGCACTACGCCAAGGCGATTGACCGTGAGAGCGCTCGCGAGTTGCTCGCCGAGCGGGCGGCCGATGTGGCGCGCGAGGCGGCCGAAGCGGCAGCGAATGCGCCGATCCCGGTGCCGACACGAAGTGGCCGCGCCCCGAAGGAGCCGCCAACCATGACGGAGCAGGTGCTCAAGTCGCCGCTGACCCGGACGGTGGTCGGGACGATCACGCGGACGTTGATGGGGGCGTTGTTTGGGGCGCCGCGCAGGCGGAGATAGCAAATCGATGATCGATCATCGATGATCGATGATCGATAACGCCGTTTGACAATGATGTCACCACTTTGATCGAGGTGTGCAGTGCGTCTGTCCAGGTTCATTCCCGCCCTGTTGCTGATCTTCCTTGCCGGACCGCTGGCAGCCCAGCGTCCTACCGCACCGAAGGCCAAGGCCGATAGCATCAAGTCGGCCAAGCCCGCCACCACCAAGGGGGCGAAGGCCGATACCGCCGCCACCAAGCCGCATCCGTTTGCGGCGGCGCTGGGGTCGATCCTCAAGCCGCGGCTGATCGGCCCGGCGTTCGTCGGCGGCCGCGTGAGCAGCATCGTGGTGCATCCGAAGAACCCGGCGATCTGGTACATCGGCGCCTCCTCGGGCGGCGTCTGGAAGACCGAGAACGGCGGCGCGACCTTCTCGCC
This genomic interval carries:
- a CDS encoding DUF853 family protein, with product MDSKVLDAARAAFPTTGPTITLGAVLHEGECHAEPLVTVPLPMMNRHGLIAGATGTGKTKTLQLMAEQLSAAGVPVFLADIKGDVSGVAMPGEANARVTQRATDTGFGWKASGFPVEFLSLTGAHGAQLRATVSSFGPLLLAKVLGLNETQSSVLSLVFKYCDDKQLLLLDFTDLRAVLQYLTGDGAKELADYGGMSKQTVGVLLREMVELEQQGAEAFFGEPEFDLQDLLSVEADGRGLVSILELQDVQQKPALFSTFMMWMLARLYATLPEVGDLDKPKLVFFFDEAHLLFDGASKAFTDQVEQVVRLVRSKGVGVFFVTQSPKDVPADILAQLGNRVQHALRAFTPDDEKALRAAARTFPKTDFYDVQATLTTLGTGEALITTLTTRGAPTPPFATRLIPPAARMAPLTPDEMAARLAGSKQVRHYAKAIDRESARELLAERAADVAREAAEAAANAPIPVPTRSGRAPKEPPTMTEQVLKSPLTRTVVGTITRTLMGALFGAPRRRR
- a CDS encoding SMP-30/gluconolactonase/LRE family protein, translated to MRLPLALALLIVPAVGASAQSLVITNKNESTASIITLADGKTVATLPTGNAPHEVAVSRDGKWAVATDYGAAGPGGTTLTVIDVAARKVARTITFGTHVRPHGAAFLPDHRTLVVTAERGGALVLVDVVAGTVVREEPTGQTMGHMVALSPDSKTAYVANITPGTLSIVDLAGDTPPAVVKVGTQTEAIAASPDGKMVWMGSNNTGKVFVVDLAKRAVVDSVQTSGFPYRIGFTPDSRTAIVNNPMSNEIWIFDAQTRAVKAKVAVTDPDGGDAAPFGLIVSPKGGKAWITMNGVAKVAELDIATATLTRWMATGAGPDGIGLVP